The genomic DNA CATTTTCGATCCTGTCTTATAAACGCGCTAAAAAAATTCGCTGGACGATAAGCTCATGCTTAAGTCCCGTGAAAAAACAGAAAGGGTTTTAACGTTACGCAATGAAACTTTTATGACAAATTAAGAATAATTTTAAAAAACTGTGATTTATTATTTCGGTAATAAAACTGTCAAATTTTGCCGCTACGCTTCCTGATCCCGCGCAACAAAGTGTTTCGCGATGTGCTAAGGCAGTTGGCAACGGGGCTGACACCTGTTAAAACGTTCGTTTGACATCATTTTCCCTTATCGTTGAACGGCAGAGAATCATGAGTGACAGCCAGACGCTGGTGGTAAAACTCGGTACCAGTGTTTTAACAGGCGGATCGCGCCGCCTTAATCGCGCCCACATTGTTGAGCTTGTACGTCAGTGCGCTCAGTTGCATGCCGCAGGGCATCGTATTGTGATTGTGACCTCCGGGGCGATTGCCGCCGGGCGTGAACACCTGGGTTACCCCGAACTCCCCGCGACGATCGCCTCGAAACAGCTGCTGGCCGCCGTGGGACAAAGCCGACTCATTCAACTCTGGGAACAGCTGTTTTCTATCTATGGCATCCACGTCGGGCAGATGCTGCTGACGCGTGCGGATATGGAAGACCGGGAGCGTTTCCTGAACGCGCGCGATACGCTGCGTGCGCTGCTGGATAACAACATCGTTCCCGTCATTAACGAAAACGATGCCGTTGCCACCGCTGAAATCAAAGTGGGTGATAACGATAACCTCTCGGCACTGGCCGCGATTCTGGCAGGCGCTGATAAATTACTGCTCCTGACCGACCAGCAGGGGCTCTTCACCGCCGACCCGCGTTCAAATCCAGATGCTGAACTGATTACCGATGTACACGGTATCGACGATGCGCTACGCGCCATCGCAGGTGACAGCGTTTCAGGCCTCGGGACCGGCGGGATGGGGACCAAACTGCAGGCTGCCGACGTGGCATGCCGTGCCGGTATCGACACCATCATTGCCGCGGGCAGCCGTCCTGGCGTGATTGGCGACGTGATGGAAGGCATCTCCGTGGGAACCCGCTTCCATGCGCAAGCCTCCCCGCTGGAGAACCGCAAACGCTGGATCTTTGGCGCACCGCCGGCAGGCGAACTCACCGTTGATGAAGGGGCGACCGCCGCAATTCTGGAAAGAGGGAGCTCATTACTTCCTAAAGGAATTAAAAGCGTGACAGGCAACTTCTCACGTGGTGAAGTGATCCGTATCCGTAATCTCGAAGGTCGTGACATCGCCCACGGCGTAAGCCGCTACAACAGCGATGCCCTGCGCCGTATTGCGGGTCACCATTCACAGCAGATCGACGCCATTCTGGGTTATGAATATGGCCCGGTTGCCGTGCATCGTGATGACATGATTATTCGTTAAGGAGCCAGAAAATGCTGGAACAAATGGGCGTAGCCGCGAAGGCCGCCTCTTACAAACTGGCGCTCCTTTCCAGCCGCGAGAAAAACCGCGTGCTGGAAAAAATCGCTGATTATCTGGAATCGCAGTCGCAGGAGATTCTGCTCGCCAACGAGCAGGATCTGCTGGAAGCGCGTCGCAATGGCCTGAGCGAAGCAATGCTTGACCGCCTGGCGCTGACCCCGGCACGTCTGAAAGGCATCGCTGACGATGTCCGCCAGGTCTGCAATCTTGCCGATCCGGTAGGTCAGGTCATTGACGGTGGGCTGCTCGACAGCGGGCTGCGCCTTGAGCGTCGTCGCGTGCCGCTGGGCGTTATTGGCGTGATCTATGAAGCCCGTCCCAACGTTACGGTTGATGTCGCTTCCCTGTGCCTGAAGACCGGCAACGCTGCCATTCTGCGTGGCGGGAAAGAGACCTGGCGTACCAACGCCGCGACCGTAAACGTTATCCAGCTGGCGCTGGAAGAGTGCGGCCTGCCGGCAGGTGCCGTACAGGCAATCGAGAGCCCGGACCGTGCGCTGGTGAACGAGATGCTGCGCATGGATAAATACATCGACATGCTGATCCCACGCGGTGGCGCGGGCCTGCACAAGCTGTGCCGTGAGCAGTCGACCATTCCTGTGATCACGGGCGGTATCGGCGTGTGCCATATCGTGGTTGATGACAGTGCCGAGATTGAACCGGCGCTCAAGATTATCGTCAATGCCAAAACCCAGCGTCCAAGCACCTGTAATACGGTTGAAACGCTGCTGGTGCATCAGGGCATCGCCAATACCTTCCTGCCTGCTCTGAGCAAACAGATGGCCGAAAGCGGCGTGACGCTGCACGCGGATGCCAACGCGCTGGCACTGCTGAAAGACGGCCCGGCGACGGTGGTACCGGTCAAAGCGGAACAGTACGACGACGAATTTCTGTCGCTGGATTTGAACGTGAAGGTGGTTGCGAGCCTTGACGATGCCATTGCTCACATCCGTGAACATGGTACCCAGCACTCGGATGCGATTCTGACGCGCACCCTGCGCAATGCCGATCGCTTTGTGAATGAGGTGGACTCCTCCGCCGTGTACGTGAATGCCTCAACCCGCTTCACCGACGGTGGCCAGTTCGGCCTGGGCGCAGAAGTTGCTGTCAGCACGCAAAAACTGCATGCAAGAGGCCCGATGGGCCTGGAAGCACTGACCACCTACAAGTGGATCGGCTTCGGTGATGATACGATTCGTGCGTAAATAATCACGGGTGATGCAAAAATAGCCGTTTGATTCAAAAGGGCATTGACGCATCACCCGGTTAGATCTAACCTTTTGCCCCGTGGTTACGCTCGTAACCGGCCTTTCAGGGCCGATATAGCTCAGTTGGTAGAGCAGCGCATTCGTAATGCGAAGGTCGTAGGTTCGACTCCTATTATCGGCACCATCCTAACGTCTCCCAAAGTCGACTAAATTTCACCAAAATCCCTTATATCCTGCGCTCTGAAACCTTTTAGTACCTCCACGTCTACAAAAATCTCCTGAAATCAATGGTCAGTAGGTGCAAGGGTATTTGTATTTCGGTCTTAAGTAGGTATCTCCAGGTGAAACTTAATGCCACTAAGAGAAGGCTTACAAGTTGTCCGATGGTGATGGTCTGTATTTCTTGATCAAACCTTATGGCGGCAAATACTGGCGCTTAAAATATCATGTAGCCGGTATAGAGAAGCTGGGTTAGTCGGCAGAAGGTTTACGGCTGGATAGCCCGCGGTGAAATTGTAATTTCAGGCGATAAAGTGGATGTCGAAGCATCGCAGGCTAAACAAAATTCTGCTGGTGCGCGAACACCAGACTGAAATGACATGGGCGCAGGCCGCCGCATGGGTATGGAAGCATGACGGCGGGAAAGAGTTGCCGGCTGATATTGATGCTGGCCAGCGTATAGAGGCAGCAGCCGCTGAGCTGGGTTTTGATGTTCAGCACGAGCCCGATGAACAATTGCTGATTCTCTTCCGGCCGGATGAAGAAACCCACAGCTTCTATGGCAAAGACCGTGCAGCAGGCGCTTTACGGTTTCTTCGTTCTGAGCTGGCCTACGTTACCACAATGCACCCCGATACGCCGGATGACTGGAACAAAACAGGTTTAATGGCGCTCTGCCTGCTGGACGGCGAAAAACTGTAAACCCCCAGCCTAACCCAGCCCCTCAAACAGCACCGCCAGCGGGGATTTTTGGCTACACGCGCTCTAAGTTACTGTTGCTTAAAACTGTACCAATATAACCTACAATATTTGATTTAAAGAGCGGGAGATCACAAGCAGAAATCAGTCCTGTAAGGCATAATGGATAAAAATCATCTGTTTAAAAGGACTATACGATGTCGCATGTAAGTATCAATGATTTTAAGTTGCTTAATATTAAATGCCAAAAATACTTTGATTTATTCAGTAAAACTAATCAATTTGTTCAAGAAGTGAATGAACTTAAGTTACAACAAAGGTTTGGTTTTTATCTCTTCATGCTTGAATCATTATGTAATGAAAAAGATATAGATCGAATTAGTGATTACATTACAGATACTGAATACAACTCGTATTTATATGGTAACCGAAATGATGATCATGGTATTGATGCAATATTTATAGATAGTGAAGATAAGGAAATCAAGTTATTTAATTTTAAGTTCAGAGAACGATTCAAAGTTGACCAGAAGCAAAGTTTCAATGAGGCTTTTGTATCAACAAAACTTGTGAATTGTATTATGAATGAAAGTGTCGATGGATTAGAAGGCAAGTTGGCGTTGTATGTGACAAAAATCAATGAATTACTCAATGGGAATGAAGTATGGAAACTTTCTTTATATATGGTGAGCAATGAAGCTTTGCCTATAGAACATGATGAAAGTGCTATCCAACAATTGAAAAATGTATATGACATGGAAGTAATATCTATATGCCTTCCACATATAACAAGTATTATGTCAATACGTCCCGCTCCAATTAATGCGGAATTGATTATCGACAATGATTCTCTCATGTCTTATTCAGAGAGTTCAATTTCGACATCAAAATCGTATGTTATCAGACTAAATGCTGCCGATGTAATAAGAATTACTTGTCGCAATGCTGATTTGCGCGGAGATCACAATTGTGAGAACTTTGAATTACTGGCAAACGAAAAAATAGATTTTGGGGTTCTTTTCGATAACGTCAGGGGGTTTGTTCAACGCTCGCGCTATAATGCAGGTATAGCCAAAACCTTGCGTGAAGAACCAAATAAATTATTCATGTATAACAATGGGTTAACGATAGTATCTAATGATATTAAAGCTCACCCAGTAAATGGTCACAGGAAGGTTAGAATTAGTTTATCAGGAATCCAAGTCTTAAATGGTGGGCAAACGCTTAGAACACTTCATGATTTTAACGCGGTGGATAAATCAAATATTACAGAATATATTTCAAAAGGCGAACTTCTTGTTCGGATATTCAATGCGTCCAATAATGAAACTGCAAATAAAATAGCGGAATACACAAACAGTCAAAACTCTATTTCTAATGTAGACTTGAAATCATTAAGCACATTGCAAATACAACTAGAACAACTACTGGATGAGCATGGTATTATTTATTCTAGAAAAAATGGCGATACCGGGATTCATGATGAAAAAGAATACCGATACAAAATTAGTATGGAGCAATTCGGTCAGATACTTTTCGCTTATCAAGGTTTTCCTGAAAAATCTTCAAACCAAAAGCAACATATTTTTGGAAAATACTACGATAGTATTTTCAGCGAGGATAATTTTAATATTTCAAATGCACCACAGTTAGTGGAAAGTTATTACGAAATCAAAAAGGCTTATTCATCTTCAACCGATAGCATACAGAAAATAGAACAGAAGATTTTCTATATAATTTATATGCATAAAGTCAGAGAAGATTGGAGCTATGAAAAATGCATCAATATGCTTGAAGAAGCTTTATATTCTTATTATCCGCTCAGCGATGTTAGCCTCACTGATGCACGAAAAATGATTCAGGTACGATTCAGGGAATCAGTGTACGAAATGTTGTCCGATAATGAGCTTTAGTTTGTGCTTTTAAATATTAGAGGGTTCTATTTTGAACCCTCTTTTTTAATTTATAACTTATCTTCATTTCGTGCGGTAAATTTTACACCTTGGTTATCATTTGCTCAGTACTTAAAGAATAAATAAAAGTGATGATTGTTTGTCCATGTTCATAGTCGGCAGTGCGGGGGGATTTTTGGGGGTATCTTAGAAATTGAAATGAATAAAATTACTCATGAATTAATTAAATAATAGGTGTTGTTTTATTCATATTATCGCGACAAAAATCAATTAAAAACAACAAATTAAATAGTTTGTCAGTCCCAGGTTACGATCTTTTTCATATTCTATAACCAACAGTTACCGCTATGGTTAACAGTTGCTATCAGAGATGTAAGTACGTAGCGACCCGTAGTTGTATAGCTCGAACAGATACTAAGCGTGACACTCCACACGAATCGCCACGTACTATGTTATTCATCACCATGCCTGAATATAAGTAAAATAAAAGGCATACAAGAATCCAAATGTGCCTCAATATCTGCTTTCTCAATGGGATCAGTTAAACCAATCGCTGCCTGCCGAAGAGGTTCGGCGACACACATGGCGAGTATGACTTTGGCACTGGTATCTGCAGGTAACATCGGCAACCAGCCCTGTTTTTGCTGTCGTGTAATCCACTCTGTGAGTAATTGTTGGCCGCGCGCTATGCCATTTTCAGTGTATTTCTTGAGGAGATCATCTTTACCAGGAAATTCAGTATTGAGAAGACGAAACATTTTCACGGCGGTTACTGATAGCGCCTGACCACAAATCGCAGCCAGTAATTTTCTTAACGCCGGTAAAACGTCATTCTTATCTGTCGGATCGCTCTGCAGGAGTGGGGCATAGTTATCCGTCCAGTTTCGAACCGAAAGGCCAAGCAATTCCTCCCTGTTTTTCGCAAAGCGATAGACGGTCTTTTTGGCAACGCCTGCATGCGATGCAACCGCCTCAATTGTTGTGGCGTCATAGCCTTTGTCAAAGAGCAAGGCCATCGCGCTACCAATGATTTGTTTCTTCACCTCTTCCTCAGGGACTGAGGGGCGTCCGCGTGGTTTGGTTGGTTGGGTCACCCTTGAGATTCCTTTTCGCTTGTCATACGACCATTCTATCGGTAATGTTTAGGAAACGCACTTCGTTTCCTAAATGGTTCGAACTTCCCAATGCTAATGGAGAAAAAAATGCGACAACACGATATTGCCAGGCCCTGGCTGGATTATTCGGCATTGCTTGATCCTTCTCCCATGCCGCTGGAGACAGGTATTAAACGTCTGGATGACGGGAGTCTGCTGGTCGCCGTACGCACCGATTTACATGGCTGCAAAGGACGTATGATTAACTGGTGGTTTACCTTCTTTGAAACGACGCAGCATATAAAATGGTGGCATCCCGTTGATCATGTTGAACATCGTGGATGGGACGCCAACTGGAAGCGTGGGGAAAGTTTTTACGGCGCAAGCATCCATGCCGTTGAATCATTAGCTGAAATCCCTCCCATTCCCGCGCGTCTTAAATTCCATCACCCTGCATCGGTATTTGGCGAAATGGCTGTCGACAAGGCAATGGGGGATGGGAGTGTCTCGGCAATCATTGCCGCAAGGATAGGCTTCGGTGAAAAAACTGAACTGGATAGCCAGGGCGACCCGCTGGACGGACAAATGCTACATGTTGTCCGGGATACGCCTTTTGGTTGTGTGCTGCGTAGCCGGTTTATTCTGGGTATGAGTAATGACGACCACGCTGAACCTGCCGATGACGTCGGATTAGCGCTTATGCGACACTGTTATACAGAGTTCACGTTCTTGTCTCGTTTCCTGCCTTCTCTGTATTACGGCGAGAAAGCGAATGATGAGAAAATTGCGCTTCCCTGGTAACACGCAGGTTTAACTGCTCAGGTAAACCTGTCGACGAGGGTAATCATGCCCACCGTGTATTACCGGGCCAGACCAACGTTATCTCAAGCGTGACGCACACTGGCTAAGCAGTGATGCCTGGTTTAACCAACGCGTAGCCAAACCGGCATCACTTCATATCTGAAATGAAGTCAGCGTAACAAAATCAATCGACGGATTTTACTGTGATTCCAGTAATGCTGAAATCGTTACCATCGCCGCTGGCTTTATGGCTGAAAATTTCCAGCACATTATCGCCCTGTGCCGCCGTAAACTCTCCTGACAGCGTGACCCACTCGCCTTTCACGGCAAGTGCTGTAACCGAGGTAATATCCTGGCCTGCCACCCGCAGTGACAGTTCGGGTATCACCTTGTAGTCATTGTCCCTGCGAGCCTGAAGGCTGAAGCGATAGCGTTTCCCCGGCTGGAGTTCCGAATAATGTTTATAAAGCAGCACACCATTGTGTGTCCGACCTTTAACATTGGTGGTCGGAAAACGAATCATGGTCGCGCCACCTTCTGAGTAAAACTCATGCTCAGGCGTTGCCGGTCCAAATTGCCAGTTATTCAGATGATTATTCGTAAACTTACTCTCATCCAGGAAAGGTGTTGGTTCGGGACTGACAGGGGCAGTGTCCGGCGCAGCGGGGGGTGAGGAGGGGGTCACCGGTTTGTTGTGATGTTCCTGACACGGGCAAGGGGGCGTATTCTCTTTGCAACGACAGTCGCTGGCGCAAGCGTCAATCAGGTTCTTAAGTACATCAGCAAGCGTATTCACCGCCCGGACAATCTCAGGGGCCTGTGCGCACAGATCGCTGCCATTACCGGGCGTCTTCGCTGGCGTTTTGCCTTCCAGCGCATCTGCTTCTTCTTTTTTGTTCGCCACGCTGTCGTGTTGCGTGGCCTTACTGGCGCAAATGGTGCTTTTTAAAACCGAGGCAAAATCGGCAATGCCGGAGGTGTAGATATAATGCTCACCAC from Enterobacter ludwigii includes the following:
- the proB gene encoding glutamate 5-kinase, whose product is MSDSQTLVVKLGTSVLTGGSRRLNRAHIVELVRQCAQLHAAGHRIVIVTSGAIAAGREHLGYPELPATIASKQLLAAVGQSRLIQLWEQLFSIYGIHVGQMLLTRADMEDRERFLNARDTLRALLDNNIVPVINENDAVATAEIKVGDNDNLSALAAILAGADKLLLLTDQQGLFTADPRSNPDAELITDVHGIDDALRAIAGDSVSGLGTGGMGTKLQAADVACRAGIDTIIAAGSRPGVIGDVMEGISVGTRFHAQASPLENRKRWIFGAPPAGELTVDEGATAAILERGSSLLPKGIKSVTGNFSRGEVIRIRNLEGRDIAHGVSRYNSDALRRIAGHHSQQIDAILGYEYGPVAVHRDDMIIR
- the proA gene encoding glutamate-5-semialdehyde dehydrogenase, whose product is MLEQMGVAAKAASYKLALLSSREKNRVLEKIADYLESQSQEILLANEQDLLEARRNGLSEAMLDRLALTPARLKGIADDVRQVCNLADPVGQVIDGGLLDSGLRLERRRVPLGVIGVIYEARPNVTVDVASLCLKTGNAAILRGGKETWRTNAATVNVIQLALEECGLPAGAVQAIESPDRALVNEMLRMDKYIDMLIPRGGAGLHKLCREQSTIPVITGGIGVCHIVVDDSAEIEPALKIIVNAKTQRPSTCNTVETLLVHQGIANTFLPALSKQMAESGVTLHADANALALLKDGPATVVPVKAEQYDDEFLSLDLNVKVVASLDDAIAHIREHGTQHSDAILTRTLRNADRFVNEVDSSAVYVNASTRFTDGGQFGLGAEVAVSTQKLHARGPMGLEALTTYKWIGFGDDTIRA
- a CDS encoding AIPR family protein; its protein translation is MSHVSINDFKLLNIKCQKYFDLFSKTNQFVQEVNELKLQQRFGFYLFMLESLCNEKDIDRISDYITDTEYNSYLYGNRNDDHGIDAIFIDSEDKEIKLFNFKFRERFKVDQKQSFNEAFVSTKLVNCIMNESVDGLEGKLALYVTKINELLNGNEVWKLSLYMVSNEALPIEHDESAIQQLKNVYDMEVISICLPHITSIMSIRPAPINAELIIDNDSLMSYSESSISTSKSYVIRLNAADVIRITCRNADLRGDHNCENFELLANEKIDFGVLFDNVRGFVQRSRYNAGIAKTLREEPNKLFMYNNGLTIVSNDIKAHPVNGHRKVRISLSGIQVLNGGQTLRTLHDFNAVDKSNITEYISKGELLVRIFNASNNETANKIAEYTNSQNSISNVDLKSLSTLQIQLEQLLDEHGIIYSRKNGDTGIHDEKEYRYKISMEQFGQILFAYQGFPEKSSNQKQHIFGKYYDSIFSEDNFNISNAPQLVESYYEIKKAYSSSTDSIQKIEQKIFYIIYMHKVREDWSYEKCINMLEEALYSYYPLSDVSLTDARKMIQVRFRESVYEMLSDNEL
- a CDS encoding TetR/AcrR family transcriptional regulator, which gives rise to MTQPTKPRGRPSVPEEEVKKQIIGSAMALLFDKGYDATTIEAVASHAGVAKKTVYRFAKNREELLGLSVRNWTDNYAPLLQSDPTDKNDVLPALRKLLAAICGQALSVTAVKMFRLLNTEFPGKDDLLKKYTENGIARGQQLLTEWITRQQKQGWLPMLPADTSAKVILAMCVAEPLRQAAIGLTDPIEKADIEAHLDSCMPFILLIFRHGDE
- a CDS encoding DAPG hydrolase family protein, producing MRQHDIARPWLDYSALLDPSPMPLETGIKRLDDGSLLVAVRTDLHGCKGRMINWWFTFFETTQHIKWWHPVDHVEHRGWDANWKRGESFYGASIHAVESLAEIPPIPARLKFHHPASVFGEMAVDKAMGDGSVSAIIAARIGFGEKTELDSQGDPLDGQMLHVVRDTPFGCVLRSRFILGMSNDDHAEPADDVGLALMRHCYTEFTFLSRFLPSLYYGEKANDEKIALPW
- a CDS encoding carbohydrate binding domain-containing protein, with translation MSIMDNKKVDLVFIIDSSLSMKDEAEALCAKLESAIEEARKACPSDLRTDFLGIEGVFAGTKFNKTVRQFLTSEAGANPSALKGREYVKEGNPAQEDVAPAAEDVIRHYNWRDGAEKNVFVLGDESLKGGEMTLDAGRIKACDDAIATALEYGVKIHSYLGTPHVSLPYPTPDDEKAMVREYKRLALRTGGEHYIYTSGIADFASVLKSTICASKATQHDSVANKKEEADALEGKTPAKTPGNGSDLCAQAPEIVRAVNTLADVLKNLIDACASDCRCKENTPPCPCQEHHNKPVTPSSPPAAPDTAPVSPEPTPFLDESKFTNNHLNNWQFGPATPEHEFYSEGGATMIRFPTTNVKGRTHNGVLLYKHYSELQPGKRYRFSLQARRDNDYKVIPELSLRVAGQDITSVTALAVKGEWVTLSGEFTAAQGDNVLEIFSHKASGDGNDFSITGITVKSVD